One part of the Vidua macroura isolate BioBank_ID:100142 chromosome 14, ASM2450914v1, whole genome shotgun sequence genome encodes these proteins:
- the AKAP14 gene encoding A-kinase anchor protein 14, whose amino-acid sequence MDEEKEEAANEEKDHIPQEDERSSTEECLPEAKEKEKESKHVIKNIPWTTAKNFTVERGQQQIEELISTWDIHESWRHHSEFLEEEELKDSKRYHYRACWALPTRRKPIPQATASVYFVIVISNFKPDTAPVEVFYRLESSRLIRRPEQCQFREKWLQDITENKILCAERLASR is encoded by the exons ATggatgaggaaaaggaagaagctgCCAATGAGGAAAAAGATCACATCCCCCAGGAAGATGAGAGAAGCAGTACAGAGGAATGTCTTCCAGAGgccaaggaaaaagagaaag AAAGCAAGCATGTCATCAAAAATATCCCGTGGACCACAGCCAAGAACTTCACAGTAGAGAGAGGACAGCAGCAAATTGAAGAACTAATTTCT ACATGGGACATTCATGAAAGCTGGCGTCACCACTCAGAATTTCTCGAGGAAGAAGAACTTAAGGACAGCAAGAGGTACCATTACAGAGCTTGCTGGGCTCTCCCAACACGCAGAAAACCCATCCCACAAGCAACAGCGAGTGTCTACTTCGTTATAGTGATCTCCAATTTCAAACCTGAC ACTGCACCTGTGGAGGTGTTCTACAGACTGGAGTCCAGCAGGCTGATTCGGAG GCCAGAACAGTGTCAATTTAGAGAAAAGTGGCTTCAGGacataactgaaaataaaatcctgtgtGCAGAAAGACTTGCTTCCCGATGA
- the NDUFA1 gene encoding NADH dehydrogenase [ubiquinone] 1 alpha subcomplex subunit 1 gives MWYEILPGMAIMGVCLSIPGMATIFMHRLCHGGKEKRIARYPYEWTLMERDRRLSGVNKHYVSKGLENID, from the exons ATGTGGTACGAGATCCTGCCCGGCATGGCCATCATGGGCGTCTGCCTCAGCATCCCCGGCATGGCCACCATCTTCATGCACCGCTTGTGTCACGGCGGCAAG gagaAGAGGATCGCCCGCTATCCCTACGAGTGGACCCTGATGGAAAGGGACCGGCGGCTGTCGGGAGTCAACAAGCACTATGTGTCCAAG ggtCTGGAGAACATAGACTAA
- the UPF3B gene encoding regulator of nonsense transcripts 3B yields MKEDKENARPKERRGASAGPGVLLAAGPGSGPAAGTDGRAGAAELDRLERPKDKKETLSKVVIRRLPPSLTKEQLEEHLQPLPEHDYFEFFANDSSLYPHMFSRAYINFKNQEDIVLFRDRFDGYVFVDHKGQEYAAIVEFAPFQKAAKKKSKKKDAKTGTIEDDPEYKKFLESYSADDEKLTSTPETLLEEIEARNKELIAKKTTPLLNFLKNKQRLREEKREERRRRELERKRQREEERRKWKEEERRKRKEAEKLKKVDRCPEKERDRSKEEPKIKLLKKPEKDEKDLERKEKSKKLERETLREEKNASSASAKRSDGETKEEKAKKSEDECVKDYRDRDRDFDRDREYERAQREKLRRQEEERRRQKERYEKEKVFRRKEEEVKKERDLLREKGKKSDLTDFTSSMDKSEKVTKDDKKEDTIKRDRIRNKDRPAMQLYQPGARSRSRLCQYEDSAAKPPDQGVDKKQEGETSHTKEEE; encoded by the exons atgaAGGAGGACAAGGAGAACGCCAGGCCCAAGGAGCGGCGCGGGGCCTCCGCCGGGCCGGGGGTTCTGCTGGCCGCGGGACCAGGCtcgggccccgccgccggcacGGACGGCAGAGCCGGCGCCGCCGAGCTCGATCGCCTGGAGCGGCCCAAGGACAAGAAGGAGACGCTCAGCAAG GTGGTGATCCGCCGGCTGCCGCCCAGCCTGaccaaggagcagctggaggagcacctgcagcctctgcccGAGCACGACTACTTCGAGTTCTTCGCGAACGACTCCAG CTTGTACCCGCACATGTTCTCGAGAGCCTACATCAACTTCAAGAACCAGGAAGACATAGTCCTCTTCAGGGATCGCTTCGACGGCTACGTTTTTGTGGATCACAAAG GTCAGGAATATGCTGCTATAGTTGAGTTTGCACCTTTccaaaaagctgcaaaaaagAAGAGTAAGAAAAAGGATGCCAAAACTGGAACTATTGAAGATG ATCCAGAATACAAGAAGTTTTTGGAAAGTTACAGTGCAGATGATGAAAAATTAACCTCCACTCCTGAAACTTTGTTGGAGGAAATAGAGGCAAGAAACAAAGAGCTAATAG CTAAAAAGACTACTCCTTTATTGAActtcttgaaaaataaacag agactgagagaagaaaaaagagaggagagaaggaggagagaattagaaagaaaaagacaaagagaagaagaaagaagaaaatggaaagaagaggagaggaggaagagaaaagaagcagaaaaattgaAGAAAGTAGACAGATgcccagaaaaagaaagagacagatCAAAAGAAGAACCAAAGATTAAG CTACTTAAGAAGcctgaaaaagatgaaaaagacttggagagaaaagaaaaatccaagaaaCTGGAAAGAGAGActctgagggaggaaaaaaatgcgAGTAGTGCATCTGCCAAACGATCTGATGGGGAGACAAAAGAAGAGAAGGCAAAAAA ATCAGAAGATGAGTGTGTAAAGGACTACAGGGACCGAGATAGAGATTTTGACAGAGACAGAGAATATGAGagagcacagagagagaaactGAGACGCCAAGAAGAGGAGCGTCGGAGGCAGAAAGAGCGCTATGAGAAAGAGAAGGTTTttagaagaaaagaggaagaggtgaaaaaggagagagacttactcagagaaaagggaaagaaaagtgatcTTACAGACTTTACCAGCAGCATGGACAAATCTGAGAAAGTAACCAAAGACGATAAAAAAGAGGATACAATTAAGAGGGATCGTATCAGAAACAAG gATCGCCCAGCAATGCAGCTGTACCAGCCCGGAGCCCGAAGCCGGAGCAGATTGTGTCAGTATGAAGACAGTGCTGCAAAGCCTCCAGATCAGGGAGTGGATAAGAAACAAGAGGGTGAGACCAGTCACACGAAGGAAGAGGAGTGA
- the RPL39 gene encoding 60S ribosomal protein L39 produces the protein MHLSRLFFVLNPNKLAQTLSAAAVPHCVRGRRAARGRCARSAIAAPPSPFRLLGRRHRRDAAPLRAMSSHKTFKIKRFLAKKQKQNRPIPQWIRMKTGNKIRYNSKRRHWRRTKLGL, from the exons ATGCACTTAAGCAGA CTGTTTTTTGTACTAAACCCAAATAAACTCGCACAAACTCTCTCGGCCGCCGCCGTCCCTCACTGCgtgcggggccgccgggccgccagggggcgctgcGCCCGCTCGGCCATCGCCGCTCCGCCCTCCCCTTTCCGCCTCCTCGGACGCCGCCATCGCCGGGACgccgcgccgctccgcgccATG TCGTCGCACAAGACGTTCAAGATCAAACGCTTCCTCGCcaagaagcagaagcagaaccGGCCCATCCCGCAGTGGATTCGCATGAAAACCGGCAATAAGATCAG GTACAACTCCAAAAGGAGACACTGGAGGAGGACCAAACTGGGCTTGTAA
- the SOWAHD gene encoding ankyrin repeat domain-containing protein SOWAHD: MARQEREKSEAEQKVAGISRTFSLLDAAQPLAGGLARSSHLWPATLGSRERFHTLQKMDTNKSISWGRHSLGSWGRTSGRFSVSPSSTRRKELKEILLQSNSPGSTIRFATAQKTSSSSSLPAGLHQEQKPEQSPDLLPLVLDPLEHAWLLTVAEGDADSIIKLLDLDPSLLTRRDFVTGFTALHWLAKHGHHESFIQVISHAQKKGYPVNMNIPTASGGLTPLHLAALQGHEVLIKVLVGAYGADTTCRDHNGRKAWQYLPADTSRDLKELAGALEEDLVQLHSHNTNNNCKSSREAGAGQDCVDSGAEGKAQHSWSLSTLRGFVRQAFAFFHER; this comes from the coding sequence ATGGCCCGGCAGGAGCGGGAGAAGAGCGAGGCAGAGCAGAAGGTAGCTGGCATCTCCCGGACGTTCTCTCTCCTGGATGCCGCCCAGCCCCTCGCGGGCGGCCTGGCCCGCAGCTCCCATCTCTGGCCAGCCaccctggggagcagggagcgtTTCCATACGCTGCAGAAGATGGACACCAACAAAAGCATCagctggggcaggcacagcctggggagctggggTAGGACTTCAGGCAGGTTCTCCGTCAGCCCCAGCAGTACCCGGAGGAAGGAGCTGAAGGAAATCCTCCTGCAGAGCAACAGCCCCGGCAGCACCATAAGGTTTGCCACTGCTCAGAAgacatccagcagcagcagtcttcCAGCAGGGCTGCACCAAGAGCAGAAGCCTGAGCAGAGCCCTGATCTGCTGCCCCTTGTCCTTGATCCCCTGGAGCACGCATGGCTGCTGACGGTGGCCGAGGGTGATGCGGACAGCATCATCAAGCTGCTGGACCTGGATCCCAGCCTGCTGACCAGGAGAGACTTTGTGACAGGCTTCACCGCTCTGCACTGGCTTGCCAAGCATGGCCACCATGAGAGCTTCATCCAGGTCATCTCCCATGCCCAGAAGAAAGGCTACCCTGTCAACATGAACATCCCCACAGCCAGCGGTGGGCTCACCCCTTTGCACCTGGCTGCCTTGCAGGGACACGAGGTGCTCATCAAGGTGCTGGTGGGAGCTTACGGGGCAGACACCACCTGCAGGGACCACAATGGGCGCAAGGCTTGGCAGTACCTGCCAGCAgacacctccagggacctgaaggagctggcaggggcCTTGGAGGAGGACTTGGTCCAGCTGCACTCTCACAACACCAACAACAACTGTAAGTCATCCAgagaggctggggcagggcaggactgtGTGGACTCTGGGGCCGAGGGAAAAGCCCAGCACTCCTGGAGCCTGTCGACCCTCCGAGGCTTTGTTAGACAGGCCTTTGCTTTCTTCCATGAGCGCTGA